Proteins encoded in a region of the Prunus persica cultivar Lovell chromosome G4, Prunus_persica_NCBIv2, whole genome shotgun sequence genome:
- the LOC18780784 gene encoding uncharacterized protein LOC18780784: MEDIGLFKQGWKWLLSHKHVYSRSRTAISGFRDKMGMFIERHWPMVCSGCTKTGRLLLLLLIYWRDCVVRGFRSFLGLGSAALLLIMWSCFLSLTSISCLIYVLLSMGAAGAAVQYLGYTPGLFIVGLFAILILWMYANFWITGTLFIVGGYLFSLNHARLVVLMATIYAIYCVKVQVGWHGVILSINLAFFSNDALNYMLQWCDNVSESTHFEEQKQSEEVIEDDFSGECEYSIPTEESEKVHSCKSSSKPVTSAVIDVPKESSPSTVAKEEINSAVEMKKILDSIDHYEALGFPRHKKIDAAILKKEYRKKAMLVHPDKNMGSALASESFKKLQCAYEVLSDSTKKRDYDEQLRKEESKTKSVCQKSHGTSHQDGPDYCSEESRRIQCTKCGNSHIWVCTNRSKAKARWCQDCCQYHQAKDGDGWVEYKGSLVFNRHHKVEIPRAFVCAESKIFDVSEWAICQGMACRPNTHRPSFHVNMVGSEKTQRSNSSRFPWDLDAEMMDEDEEEFEVWLQQALASGLFCESSKRRKSWSPFKLPQRVKRQSRRTSC; encoded by the exons ATGGAGGACATAGGACTTTTTAAACAAGGTTGGAAATGGCTGCTATCacacaagcacgtttactcgCGATCTCGAACAGCGATCAGTGGATTTAGAGATAAAATGGGGATGTTCATAGAGCGGCATTGGCCGATGGTGTGCAGTGGGTGCACCAAGACGGGGAGGCTGTTGCTCTTGTTGTTGATTTATTGGCGGGACTGTGTTGTAAGAGGTTTTCGATCCTTTCTCGGGTTGGGTTCTGCGGCTTTGCTCCTTATAATGTGGAGTTGCTTTCTCAGTTTGACTTCCATTTCTTGCTTGATTTATGTACTTCTTAGTATG GGAGCTGCTGGAGCTGCTGTTCAGTACTTGGGTTACACTCCAGGACTTTTTATAGTAGGGCTCTTCGCTATTCTGATTTTATGGATGTATGCTAACTTTTGGATAACAGGAACATTATTTATAGTTGGAG GTTATTTGTTCTCCTTAAATCATGCACGGTTGGTGGTCTTGATGGCAACTATATATGCTATTTATTGTGTCAAAGTTCAAGTTGGGTGGCATGGTGTTATTCTCTCAATAAACCTTGCATTCTTCTCTAATGATGCATTAAATTATATGCTTCAATGGTGTGATAATGTGAGTGAAAGCACACACTTTGAAGAGCAGAAGCAATCAGAAGAAGTTATTGAAGATGACTTTTCTGGGGAGTGTGAATACTCTATTCCTACTGAGGAATCTGAAAAGGTGCACTCATGTAAATCATCAAGCAAGCCAGTTACTTCAGCTGTTATTGATGTTCCGAAAGAATCTTCCCCTAGTACAGTGGCCAAAGAGGAAATAAATTCAGCTGTTgagatgaaaaaaatattggacaGTATTGATCATTATGAAGCACTGGGATTTCCTCGCCACAAAAAAATTGATGCTGCAATTTTGAAAAAGGAATACCGGAAGAAG GCCATGCTTGTGCATCCAGATAAAAACATGGGAAGTGCACTAGCCAGTGAATCGTTTAAGAAACTTCAATGTGCATATGAG GTTCTATCTGATTCCACAAAGAAGCGAGACTATGATGAGCAGTTGCGGAAGGAAGAATCCAAGACTAAGAGTGTGTGCCAGAAGTCCCATGGTACTTCACATCAG GATGGTCCAGATTATTGTTCCGAAGAGTCAAGACGTATACAGTGCACTAAGTGTGGAAATTCGCATATATGGGTATGCACCAACAGAAGTAAGGCCAAGGCTAGATGGTGCCAG GATTGCTGTCAATATCACCAAGCAAAGGATGGAGATGGATGGGTTGAGTACAAAGGATCTCTAGTCTTTAATAGGCATCATAAG GTGGAAATACCACGAGCCTTTGTTTGTGCTGAGAGCAAAATCTTTGATGTGTCAGAATGGGCTATTTGTCAG GGAATGGCATGCAGGCCCAACACCCATAGGCCTAGCTTCCATGTAAATATGGTTGGTTCGGAGAAAACTCAGAGATCGAACTCAAGTAGGTTCCCGTGGGATTTGGATGCTGAAATGatggatgaagatgaagaagaatttgAGGTGTGGCTTCAGCAAGCTCTGGCGTCTGGCCTCTTTTGTGAGTCCTCTAAACGCCGAAAGAGCTGGAGTCCATTCAAGTTGCCCCAAAGGGTGAAGAGACAATCGCGAAGAACATCATGCTGA
- the LOC18779127 gene encoding uncharacterized protein LOC18779127: MKLSFSPKLSTFLKPSSVTNLHRSFCSSSISSPPPTSLKPQTPLFLKPPIHSAASSDLQKWHDWAKSLASSVGSTFVDLDNGPDSTLLCREIKWLMEDAIEEESEGMENNQRSIRLRVALEELYMLWKQRVEERRPFQYVVGCEHWRDLVLCVQEGVLIPRPETELIVDLVGDVVLGNEGLREGLWADLGTGSGAIAIGIGRILGTGGRVIATDLSPAAFEVAGFNVQRYGLQDVVELRQGSWLEPLKDMEGKLAGLVSNPPYIPSDDISGLQAEVGRHEPKVALDGGINGMDDLLHICKGAASMLKPGGFFAFETNGEKQCKHLVEYMENDAGGSFCNLKIVPDFAGINRFVTGFHK; the protein is encoded by the exons ATGAAGCTAAGCTTCAGTCCAAAACTCTCAACATTCCTTAAACCCTCTTCTGTCACTAACCTCCATCGCTCCTTTTGCTCTTCTTCAatatcatcaccaccacccaCTTCACTCAAACCTCAAACCCCTCTCTTTCTGAAGCCACCCATACACTCAGCCGCCTCCTCAGACCTCCAGAAATGGCATGACTGGGCCAAAAGTCTCGCTTCCTCTGTTGGGTCAACGTTTGTGGACTTGGACAATGGCCCAGACTCAACCCTTTTGTGCAGAGAGATCAAATGGCTCATGGAGGACGCAATCGAAGAAGAATCAGAAGGTATGGAAAACAACCAGAGAAGCATTAGGCTAAGGGTGGCCCTGGAGGAGCTTTACATGTTATGGAAGCAGAGGGTTGAAGAGAGGAGGCCATTCCAGTATGTTGTTGGGTGTGAGCATTGGAGGGACTTGGTGCTTTGTGTTCAAGAAGGGGTTCTAATTCCAAGGCCTGAGACTGAGCTCattgttgatttggtgggTGATGTGGTTTTGGGTAATGAAGGGTTAAGAGAGGGTCTGTGGGCTGATTTGGGGACTGGGAGTGGTGCAATTGCTATTGGGATTGGGAGGATTTTGGGGACTGGTGGGAGAGTCATTGCAACTGATTTGAGTCCTGCAGCATTTGAGGTGGCAGGTTTTAATGTGCAGAGGTATGGTTTACAG GATGTAGTGGAGCTAAGGCAAGGATCTTGGCTTGAACCATTAAAGGATATGGAAGGTAAACTCGCAGGTCTTGTAAGTAATCCACCATACATACCAAGTGACGATATCTCAGGGCTTCAAGCTGAAGTTGGACGACATGAACCCAAAGTTGCATTGGATGGTGGTATCAATGGCATGGATGATCTTTTACATATTTGCAAAGGGGCTGCTTCTATGTTGAAACCTGGTGgattttttgcttttgag ACAAATGGGGAGAAGCAGTGCAAACATCTTGTAGAGTACATGGAAAATGATGCTGGAGGCAGCTTTTGTAATTTGAAAATAGTTCCTGATTTTGCTGGTATTAATAGATTTGTTACAGGATTCCACAAGTGA
- the LOC109948953 gene encoding putative serine/threonine-protein kinase → MSCFSFLCRGVNSSKKPGSDVDKELSGIPDVKLYTYKEMRIATEDFSPANKIGEGGFGSVYKGQLKDGKMAAIKVLSAESKQGVKEFLTEIDVISKIEHENLVKLYGCCVEENQRILVYNYLENNSLAQTLIGGGHSNIQFSWRTRREICIGIACGLAFLHEEVRPHIIHRDIKASNILLDRDLMPKISDFGLAKLIPPNMTHVSTRVAGTIGYLAPEYAIRGQLTRKADIYSFGVLLVEIVSGRCNTNTRLPIDEQYLLERTWQVYERRELVGLVDTSLDGDFDAEEACRFLKIALLCTQDTPKLRPSMSSVVKMLRGEKAVDDNKITKPGLISDFMDLKVRPPQNAKPGSTMTTTCTNNASSGSDSQDNSTLSLETSAAATSTFISTMSSETSAANTMSFTFGTV, encoded by the exons ATGAgttgtttttccttcttatgTAGAGGGGTGAACTCATCAAAAAAACCCGGTTCTGATGTTGATAAAG AACTCTCTGGCATTCCTGATGTTAAACTTTACACTTACAAAGAGATGAGAATCGCAACTGAAGATTTTAGTCCAGCCAATAAGATCGGGGAAGGTGGTTTTGGTTCTGTCTATAAG GGACAACTTAAAGATGGAAAAATGGCTGCTATTAAAGTTCTTTCAGCTGAATCAAAACAAGGGGTGAAGGAGTTTTTGACAGAGATTGACGTGATCTCAAAAATAGAGCATGAAAATCTAGTTAAGCTCTACGGCTGTTGTGTTGAAGAAAACCAAAGAATTTTGGTCTACAACTACCTTGAGAATAATAGTCTTGCACAAACTCTTATTG GTGGGGGTCACAGTAATATCCAGTTCAGTTGGCGAACTCGGCGTGAAATATGCATTGGGATTGCATGTGGTCTTGCCTTCCTTCATGAGGAAGTACGTCCACATATTATTCATAGGGATATCAAAGCCAGCAATATTCTCCTAGATAGAGACCTAAtgcctaaaatttcagattttggtcTTGCAAAGCTTATTCCACCCAACATGACCCATGTTAGCACCCGTGTGGCAGGAACAAT AGGTTATTTGGCACCAGAGTACGCAATACGAGGGCAATTGACAAGGAAAGCAGATATTTATAGCTTTGGGGTGCTCCTTGTGGAAATAGTCAGTGGAAGATGTAATACAAATACACGACTACCAATTGACGAACAGTATCTGCTTGAAAGG ACATGGCAAGTCTACGAGCGGAGGGAGCTTGTTGGACTGGTAGACACATCATTGGACGGTGATTTTGATGCCGAGGAAGCTTGTAGGTTTTTAAAGATTGCCCTCCTCTGCACCCAAGACACTCCGAAGCTCAGGCCGTCCATGTCATCCGTGGTCAAGATGCTAAGAGGTGAGAAGGCTGTTGACGATAATAAGATAACAAAGCCAGGGTTAATATCTGATTTCATGGATCTCAAAGTAAGACCCCCTCAGAATGCCAAGCCTGGTAGCACAATGACTACTACGTGTACCAATAATGCGTCCTCTGGTTCAGACAGCCAGGACAATTCAACCTTGTCATTAGAAACCTCAGCTGCTGCTACTTCCACCTTCATTTCAACCATGTCATCAGAAACCTCAGCTGCTAATACTATGAGCTTCACCTTCGGCACTGTATGA
- the LOC18778292 gene encoding heat stress transcription factor A-1b, which translates to MEGVEDAATMINLANTPPPPFLNKTYDMVDDPSTNAVVSWSDGNNSFVVWNVPEFSRDLLPKYFKHNNFSSFVRQLNTYGFRKVDPDRWEFANEGFLRGQKHLLKTVSRRKPAHAQSHQQAPPQVQSSQVGACVEVGNLGLEEEVERLKNDKNSLMQELVRLRQKQQATDNQLHNVGQRVQGMEQRQQQMMSFLAKAMHSPGFLSQLVQHQNENNRRITGSNKKRRLPRQEDEILVGKLSTKSLDGQMVKYQPSMNEAAKAMLRQILKMNTSPRLEPSINPDAFLIDNVPSSDALESGDTSNRILGVTFSEVPPTSVECYMPEEESGFPDSCHSTAISEIQCSPYAVTNCVKAAQVLEENMHNFQEDAVMPESMQMQGGVPESTVEIPNANFMSSETGNAEYMDMSAVLDGTLPTETDAFSPEPDVDALLGSNLPGITDIFWEQFLPASPLTGDVDEINLSSTDGGTTDQELKLAEENGWDKTQHMNHITEQMELLAPGSRIG; encoded by the exons ATGGAAGGAGTCGAAGACGCGGCGACAATGATCAACTTGGCCAACACTCCTCCTCCGCCCTTTCTGAACAAAACCTACGACATGGTGGACGACCCGTCCACCAACGCCGTCGTTTCCTGGAGCGACGGCAACAACAGCTTCGTCGTTTGGAACGTGCCCGAGTTCTCCAGGGACCTCCTGCCCAAGTATTTCAAGCACAACAACTTCTCTAGCTTCGTCAGGCAGCTGAATACTTAT GGTTTTAGAAAGGTTGATCCAGACCGATGGGAATTTGCAAATGAAGGGTTTCTAAGAGGCCAGAAACACCTTTTGAAGACTGTCAGCAGGCGGAAACCAGCTCATGCACAGAGTCATCAACAAGCACCACCTCAAGTGCAGAGCTCTCAGGTTGGGGCATGTGTTGAGGTGGGAAATCTTGGGCTGGAGGAAGAGGTCGAAAGACTTAAAAATGACAAGAACAGTCTTATGCAGGAACTTGTTAGATTGAGGCAGAAACAGCAAGCAACAGATAATCAGTTACATAATGTTGGACAACGTGTGCAGGGAATGGAGCAGCGGCAGCAGCAAATGATGTCATTTCTTGCAAAGGCTATGCATAGTCCTGGATTTTTATCCCAGCTTGTACAgcatcaaaatgaaaacaacagGCGAATCACTGGAAGCAATAAGAAAAGGAGACTCCCAAGGCAAGAAGATGAAATTTTGGTTGGGAAGCTTAGCACCAAATCTCTCGATGGACAAATGGTGAAGTACCAACCTTCAATGAATGAAGCAGCAAAAGCAATGCTGCGGCAGATCTTGAAGATGAATACATCTCCTAGGCTGGAACCGTCAATCAATCCTGATGCTTTCCTGATTGACAATGTTCCTTCTTCTGATGCATTGGAAAGCGGTGACACCTCTAACCGGATTTTGGGCGTGACCTTTTCAGAGGTTCCACCAACTTCTGTGGAGTGTTATATGCCCGAAGAAGAGTCTGGATTTCCCGACAGTTGTCATTCTACAGCCATTTCTGAGATCCAGTGTTCTCCTTATGCGGTTACCAATTGTGTTAAAGCAGCTCAAGTTTTGGAAGAGAACATGCATAATTTTCAAGAAGATGCAGTTATGCCTGAATCAATGCAAATGCAAGGTGGTGTTCCAGAAAGCACTGTAGAAATCCCCAACGCAAACTTCATGAGCTCTGAGACTGGGAATGCAGAGTACATGGATATGTCAGCGGTTTTGGATGGGACCCTGCCTACAGAAACTGATGCCTTTTCTCCTGAGCCTGATGTAGATGCTTTGCTGGGCTCTAACCTTCCGGGAATTACTGATATCTTCTGGGAACAATTTCTTCCAGCGAGCCCTCTGACTGGTGACGTAGATGAAATTAATTTGAGTTCCACTGATGGGGGGACCACGGATCAAGAGTTGAAGTTGGCGGAGGAGAATGGATGGGACAAAACTCAACATATGAATCATATTACTGAACAAATGGAGCTTCTTGCACCAGGGAGCAGAATTGGTTGA